The nucleotide window ACTACGCCTTCGCCCCCGAGTTCCTCGGCATCACCGGCTGGCGCTGGATGCTCTGGTTCGGTGCGGTGCCCGCGACGGTGCTGGCGATCGGGACGTACTTCCTGCCCGAGAGTCCGCGCTGGCTCATCGAGCACGACCGGATCGAGGAGGCGAAACGCGTGCTCTCGCGCATCCGCGATACGGACGACATCGACGACGAGATCGAGAACGTCCGCGAGGTCAGCGAGATCGAGGAGAAGGGTGGCCTCTCGGATCTGCTCGAACCGTGGGTTCGCCCGGCGCTCGTCATCGGCGTCGGTCTCGCGATCATCCAGCAGGTCAGCGGTATCAACACCGTCATCTACTACGCACCGACGATCCTCAACAACATCGGGTTCAACGATATCGCCTCGATCGTCGGGACGGTCGGCGTCGGCGTGGTCAACGTCCTGCTGACGGTCGTCGCCATCCTTCTCGTCGATCGTGTGGGCCGGCGACCGCTGTTGCTCGTCGGCACCGCCGGGATGACCGTGATGCTCGGGATCTTGGGTCTCGGCTTCGTCCTGCCGGGGCTGTCGGGCGTCGTCGGCTACGTGACGCTCGCGAGCATGATCGGCTACGTCGCCTTCTACGCGATCAGCCTCGGGCCGGTGTTCTGGCTGCTCATCTCGGAGATCTACCCGCTTCGCATCCGCGGGACCGCCGAGGGTGTCGCCAGCGTGTTCAACTGGGGCGCGAACTTCCTCGTCGCGCTGACCTTCCTCCCGCTGATTGACCGGCTCGGCGAGGGGCTCTCGTTCTGGCTGCTCGGCGGGTTCTGCCTCATCGCGTTCGTGTTCATCTACGCGCGCGTCCCCGAGACGATGGGGCGCTCGCTCGAAGAGATCGAGGCCGACCTCCGCGAGAGCGCCATCGTTGGCTCCGATAGCGAAGAACGCCCGGAATCCGTGACGAACGACTGATATCGCCTGCGGTCGCACCGTTTCTCCCACTTCCCTGCCCTCCTCTCATTCGGTGAGGGAGGGGGAGGGGAAGGAAGCGGGCCACATCGCCCGACGTGACGGGTCGACGACTGCCCATACAACTATGTGACTGACAGTTCTAGTGTGGGCATGGCTATTGCGCGCCACGGCGACGGGATCGGTGGCGAGTTCGCCGCACTCGCCTCGCAGGTCCACCCGGTGTTCATGCTGCCACCGCTCGCCGCGTCCTGGTTCGGCGCGGTGCTCGCGCCGTCGCTCCTGCCGCAGGTGGCGTTCGTCCACATGCTGGCGATGTTCTTCGCGGTCTACACCGCCCACGTCAAGGACGGCTACGTCGATTTCTACCTCCGTAGCGAGGACGACGACCACCCGCTGACGTTGGCGGGCTGTCGCCTCGGGCTCGCGCTCTCGACGACGGGGTTCGCGCTCTGTACCGGCTGGCTCTGGCTCACGGTCGGGACGGGTGCGGCGATCGTGACCCTGCCGACGTGGTTCATCGCCTATCTGCACGCACCCCAACTCGACACCAACCCGCTGGGTGCGACCCTCGGCTACCCGCTCGGCATCGCCCTCGCGATCGTCGGCGGGTTCTACGCACAGACCACGGCGATCTCGACCCCGCTGCTCGCCTTCGCGGCGGTCTTCCTCGTGCTCCTCTCGGGGATCAAAGTCATCGACGACGCGAAGGACTACGACTACGATCGCTCGATCGACAAGCGCACCGTCGCGGTGGTGCTCGGCCACGAGCGCGCCCGCCGGAGCGCCCATCTGCTCATCGCGCTCGCGCTCGTCGGCGTGTTCGCAGGCGCGAGCCTCGGACTGTTCCCCCCGAGCACCGCCCTCGCCGCCGTCGCATTCGCCGTCGTCGCGCTCGCTACGCGTCGGTTCGAACCCCGGCGCGCGACCGAACTGCTCATGCGGGGATCGTATCTGTTCTTGGCGCTACTCTTCCTCGCCGTGTTGTTCCGTCCGCTGTCGTGAGTCGGTCGCGGCATCTCCCGCACCGCGGAGATTGTGCCCGCTGAGAAACAGTTGGTTCGGATGGATCTCCTCGATGGAACCCCGAAATTCCATCAGTTCGCGGTGCTCACGATCTTCACCACGTC belongs to Halococcus qingdaonensis and includes:
- a CDS encoding sugar porter family MFS transporter — protein: MNVADRLLNAEREHSTFVYVIAAIAALNGLLFGFDIGVISGALLYIDQTFTLSPFLEGVVTSSVLVGAMIGAATGGKLADRFGRRRLTLAGAAVFFVGSFGMALSPTIEWLVFWRVVEGTAVGVASIVGPLLISETAPSDIRGALGFLQQLMITIGILLAYVVNYAFAPEFLGITGWRWMLWFGAVPATVLAIGTYFLPESPRWLIEHDRIEEAKRVLSRIRDTDDIDDEIENVREVSEIEEKGGLSDLLEPWVRPALVIGVGLAIIQQVSGINTVIYYAPTILNNIGFNDIASIVGTVGVGVVNVLLTVVAILLVDRVGRRPLLLVGTAGMTVMLGILGLGFVLPGLSGVVGYVTLASMIGYVAFYAISLGPVFWLLISEIYPLRIRGTAEGVASVFNWGANFLVALTFLPLIDRLGEGLSFWLLGGFCLIAFVFIYARVPETMGRSLEEIEADLRESAIVGSDSEERPESVTND
- a CDS encoding UbiA family prenyltransferase, whose product is MAIARHGDGIGGEFAALASQVHPVFMLPPLAASWFGAVLAPSLLPQVAFVHMLAMFFAVYTAHVKDGYVDFYLRSEDDDHPLTLAGCRLGLALSTTGFALCTGWLWLTVGTGAAIVTLPTWFIAYLHAPQLDTNPLGATLGYPLGIALAIVGGFYAQTTAISTPLLAFAAVFLVLLSGIKVIDDAKDYDYDRSIDKRTVAVVLGHERARRSAHLLIALALVGVFAGASLGLFPPSTALAAVAFAVVALATRRFEPRRATELLMRGSYLFLALLFLAVLFRPLS